One region of Vigna angularis cultivar LongXiaoDou No.4 chromosome 10, ASM1680809v1, whole genome shotgun sequence genomic DNA includes:
- the LOC108335418 gene encoding GATA transcription factor 18: protein MGPCTCGISHGQTTSFSMPFSGPNHKPPYQDSDIYDYSFTSSSSSSSPSVDCTLSLGTPSTRFSQDDQKPTRHERRSVSNFCWDLLQSKHNPQSQTKSSRTSNTTSNPDPLIARRCANCDTTSTPLWRNGPRGPKSLCNACGIRFKKEERRASAAAAPPQRASGGMMESAQVYNNSWYAHPQSQKMQCFSPGMGSEFRFADDGDRDADNGIPFLSWRLNVADRTSLVHDFTR from the exons ATGGGACCCTGTACATGTGGCATCTCCCACGGCCAAACCACCTCCTTCTCAATGCCCTTCTCCGGGCCAAACCACAAACCACCCTACCAAGATTCCGACATTTACGATTATTCCTTcacctcctcctcttcttcttcttccccttccGTTGACTGCACCCTTTCCCTCGGTACCCCATCCACCCGTTTCTCCCAAGACGACCAAAAACCTACTCGCCACGAACGTAGATCCGTTTCTAACTTCTGTTGGGACTTACTACAATCCAAACACAACCCTCAATCCCAAACCAAGTCCTCCAGAACCTCCAATACCACCTCAAACCCCGACCCTCTCATCGCTCGCCGCTGCGCCAATTGTGATACCACCTCAACTCCCCTTTGGAGAAATGGCCCCCGAGGCCCCAAG TCGCTGTGCAATGCGTGTGGGATTAGATTCAAGAAGGAGGAAAGAAGGGCGAGTGCCGCGGCCGCACCGCCGCAGCGGGCTTCTGGCGGCATGATGGAATCGGCGCAGGTGTACAACAATTCGTGGTACGCACACCCGCAGAGTCAGAAGATGCAGTGTTTCTCACCGGGGATGGGGAGCGAGTTCCGTTTCGCGGATGACGGCGATCGAGACGCCGATAACGGCATTCCGTTTCTCTCGTGGAGACTCAACGTCGCAGACAGAACGAGCCTCGTCCACGACTTCACAAGATGA
- the LOC108334804 gene encoding uncharacterized protein LOC108334804: protein MEAPKYFVGGYFSDGGDDQFSQQDKHHADQKISESFAIDDLLDFSHADDIMSNGFFDNVAGNSTDSSTVTVVDSCNSSISGSDNRFAAAIVPRSYAGDPQFFGKLCVPVSNSPRLTTG, encoded by the coding sequence ATGGAAGCGCCGAAATACTTTGTCGGAGGCTATTTTTCCGACGGAGGAGATGACCAATTCTCTCAGCAGGATAAGCACCACGCTGACCAGAAAATCAGTGAGTCTTTCGCCATTGATGACCTCCTCGACTTCTCCCACGCCGACGATATTATGTCCAACGGTTTCTTCGACAATGTAGCCGGGAATTCCACCGACTCCTCCACCGTCACTGTTGTTGACAGCTGCAACTCCTCAATTTCGGGCAGCGACAATCGCTTCGCCGCAGCTATTGTCCCTCGCAGCTACGCCGGTGATCCTCAATTCTTCGGAAAACTCTGCGTTCCGGTAAGTAATTCTCCGAGGTTGACCACTGGATGA